Part of the Chaetodon trifascialis isolate fChaTrf1 chromosome 1, fChaTrf1.hap1, whole genome shotgun sequence genome, ggttagggggttagggttagggttagggtggggttagggttaggggttagggttagggttagggttagggttaggggttagggttaggggttagggttagggttagggttagggttagggttagggttagggttagggttagggttagggttagggttagggttagggttagggttagggttagggttagggttagggttagggttagggttagggttagggttagggttagggttagggttagggttagggttagggttagggttagggttagggttagggttagggttagggttagggttagggttagggttagggttagggttagggttagggttagggttagggttagggttagggttagggttagggttagggttagggttagggttagggttagggttagggttagggttagggttagggttagggttagggttagggttagggttagggttagggttagggttagggttagggttagggttagggttagggttagggttagggttagggttagggttagggttagggttagggttagggttagggttagggttagggttaggggttagggttagggttagggttagggttagggttagggttagggttagggttaggtgggttagggttagggttagggttagggttagggttagggttagggttagggttagggttagggttagggttagggttagggttagggttagggttagggttagggttagggttagggttagggttagggttagggttagggtagggttagggttagggttagggttagggttaggggttagggttagggttagggttagggttagggttagggttagggttagggttagggttagggttagggttagggttagggttagggttagggttagggttagggttagggttagggttagggttagggttagggttagggttagggttagggttagggttagggttagggttagggttagggttagggttagggttagggttagggttagggttagggttagggttagggttagggttagggttagggttagggttagggttagggttagggttagggttagggttagggttagggtagggttagggttagggttagggttagggttagggttagggttagggttagggttagggttagggttagggttagggttagggttagggttagggttagggttagggttagggttagggttagggttagggttagggttagggttagggttagggttagggttagggttagggttagggttagggttagggttagggttagggttagggttagggttagggttagggttagggttagggttagggttagggttagggttagggttagggttagggttaggggttagggttagggttagggttagggttagggttagggttagggttagggttagggttagggttagggttagggttagggttagggttagggttagggttagggttagggttagggttagggttagggttagggttagggttagggttagggttagggttagggttagggttagggttagggttagggttaggggttagggttagggttagggttagggggttagggttagggttagggttagggttagggttagggttagggttagggttagggttagggttagggttagggttagggttagggttagggttagggttagggttagggttagggttagggttagggttagggttagggttagggttagggttagggttagggttagggttagggttagggttagggttagggttagggttagggttagggttagggttagggttagggttagggttagggttagggttagggttagggttagggttagggttagggttagggttagggttagggttaggggttagggttagggttagggttagggttagggttagggttagggttagggttagggttagggttagggttagggttagggttagggttagggttagggttagggttagggttagggttagggttagggttagggttagggttagggttagggttaggggttagggttagggttagggttagggttagggttagggttagggttagggttagggttagggttagggttagggttagggttagggttagggttagggttagggttagggttagggttagggttagggttagggttagggttagggttagggttagggttagggttagggttagggttagggttagggttagggttagggttagggttagggttagggttagggttagggttagggttagggttagggttagggttagggttagggttagggttagggttagggttagggttagggttagggttagggttagggttagggttagggttagggttagggttagggttagggttagggttagggttagggttagggttagggttagggttagggttagggttagggttagggttagggttagggttagggttagggttagggttagggttagggttagggttagggttagggttagggttagggttagggttagggttagggttagggttagggttagggttagggttagggttagggttagggttagggttagggttagggttagggttagggttagggttagggttagggttagggttagggttagggttaggggtaggggttagggttagggttagggttagggttagggtttagggttagggttagggttagggttagggttagggttagggttagggttagNNNNNNNNNNNNNNNNNNNNNNNNNNNNNNNNNNNNNNNNNNNNNNNNNNNNNNNNNNNNNNNNNNNNNNNNNNNNNNNNNNNNNNNNNNNNNNNNNNNNNNNNNNNNNNNNNNNNNNNNNNNNNNNNNNNNNNNNNNNNNNNNNNNNNNNNNNNNNNNNNNNNNNNNNNNNNNNNNNNNNNNNNNNNNNNNNNNNNNNNtctgactgatgaactgactgactgaactgactgactgactgactgactgactgactgactgatgactgactgactaatgactgactgactgactgactgactgatgaactgactgacgaactgactgactgactgactgactgactaatgaactgactgactgactgactgacagactgactgactaatgactgactgactgactgactgactgatgaactgactgaatgaactgactgactgactgactgactgactgactgactgactaatgaactgactgactgactgactgactgactgactgactgactgactgatgaactggactgactgatgaactgactgacgaactgactgactgactgactgactgactgacgaactgactgactgactgactgactgactgactgactgactaatgaactgactgactgactgactgactgactgactaatgaactgactgactgactgactgactgactgacgaatgaactgactgactgactgactgactgactgactgatgaactgactgacgaactgactgactaatgaactgactgactgactgactgactgaactgactgactgactgactgatgaactgactgactgactgactgactgactgactgactaatgaactgactgactgactgactgactgactgactgactgactgactgactgactgatgactgactgactgactaatgaactgactgatgaactaactgactgactgactgactgactgactgactgactgatgaactgactgaagaactgactgactgactgactgactgactgactgactgactaatgaactgactgactgactgactgactgactgactgactgactgactgactaatgaactgactgactgacgaactgactgactgactgactgactgactgactgactgactgactgactaatgaactgactgactgactgactgactgactgactgactgactgactgactctgactgactgactgactgactaatgaacttgactgactgactgactgatgatctgactgactgactgacttgactgactgactgactgaactgactgactgacagactgactgactgactgactaatgaactgactgactgaactgactgactgactgactgactgactgactgactaatgaactgactgactgactgactgactgactgactgactgactaatgaactgactgactgactgaactgactgactgactgactgactgaatgaactgactgatgaactgactgactaatgaactgactgactgactgactgtgactgactgactgaatgaactgactgactgactgactgactgactgactaatgaactgactgactgactgactgacagactgactgactaatgaactgactgactgactgactgatgaactgactgatgaactgactgactgactgactgactgactgactgactgactaatgaactgactgactgactgactgactgactgactgatgaactgactgacgaactgactgactgactgactgactgactgactaatgaactgactgactgactgactgactgactgactgactgactaatgaactgactgactgactgactgactaatgaactgactgactgacgaactgactgactgactgactgactgactgactgactgactgactaatgaactgactgactgactgactgactgactgatgaactgactgacgaactgactgactaatgaactgactgactgactgatgaactgactgactgactgactgactgactgactgactgactgatgaactgactgactgactgactgactgactgactgactgactgactgatgaactgactgactgactgactgactgactgactgactgactaatgaactgactgactgactgactgactgactgactgactgactgactgactgactgactaatgaactgactgactgactgactgactgactgactgactgatgaactgactgactgactgactgactaatgaactgactgatgaactgactgactgactgactgactgactgactgactgactgatgaactgactgaagaactgactgactgactgactgactgactgactgactgaccaatgaactgactgactgacgaactgactgactgactgactgactgactgactgactgactgactaatgaactgactgactgactgactgactgactgactgactgactgacgaacTGACGAACtgactaactgactgactgactgactgactaatgaactgactgactgactgactgatgaactgactgactgactgactgactgactgactaatgaactgactgatgaactgactgactgactgactgactgactgactgactaatgaactgactgatgaactgactgactgactgactgactgactgactgactgactgactgactaatgaactgactgactgactgactgactgactgactgactgactgacgaactgactgatgaactgactgactgactgactgatgaactgactgactgactgactgatgaactgactgactgactgactgactgactgactgactaatgaactgactgactgactgactgactgactgactgactgactgactgactgactgactgactgactgatgaactgactgatgaactgacgaactgactaactgactgactgactgactgactgactgactgactgactgactgactgactaatgaactgactgactgactgactgactgatgaactgactgatgaactgactgactgactgactgactgactgatgaactgactgactgactgactgactgacgaactgactgactgactgactgactgactgactgactgactgactgattgactgatgaactgactgactgactgatgaactgactgactgactgactgactgatgaactgactgattgactgatgaactgactgactgactgactgactgactaatgaactgactgactgactgactgatgaactgactgactgactgactgattgactgactgactgatgaactgactgactgacagactgactgactgactaatgaactgactgatgaactgactgactgactgactgactgactgactgactgactgactaatgaactgactgactgactgactgactgactgactgactgactgactaatgaactgactgactgacgaactgactgactgactgactgactaatgaactgactgatgaactgactgactaatgaactgactgactgactgactgactgatgaactgactgacgaactgactgactgactgactgactaatgaactgactgactgactgactgacagactgactgactaatgaactgactgactgactgactgatgaactgactgatgaactgactgactgactgactgactgactgactaatgaactgactgactgactgactgactgactgactgactgactgatgaactgactgacgaactgactgactgactgactgactgactgactgactgactgactgactgactaatgaactgactgactgactgactgactgactgactaatgaactgactgactgactgactgactgactgactgactaatgaactgactgactgactgactgactgactaatgaactgactgactgacgaactgactgactgactgactgactgactgactgactgactaatgaactgactgactgactgactgactgatgaactgactgacgaactgactgactaatgaactgactgactgactgatgaactgactgactgactgactgactgactgactgatgaactgactgactgactgactgactgactgactgactgactgactgactgactgatgaactgactgactgactgactgactgactgactgactaatgaactgactgactgactgactgactgactgactgactgactaatgaactgactgactgactgactgactgactgactgactgactgactgactgactgactgatgaactgactgactgactgactgactgactaatgaactgactgatgaactgactgactgactgactgactgactgactgactgactgatgaactgactgaagaactgactgactgactgactgactgactgactgactgactgactgactgactgaccaatgaactgactgactgacgaactgactgactgactgactgactgactgactgactgactgactaatgaactgactgactgactgactgactgactgactgactgactgactgacgaacTGACGAACtgactaactgactgactgactgactgactaatgaactgactgactgactgactgatgaactgactgactgactgactgactgactgactaatgaactgactgatgaactgactgactgactgactgactgactgactgactaatgaactgactgatgaactgactgactgactgactgactgactgactgactgactgactaatgaactgactgactgactgactgactgactgactgactgacgaactgactgatgaactgactgactgactgactgatgaactgactgactgactgactgatgaactgactgactgactgactgactgactgactaatgaactgactgactgactgactgactgactgactgactgactcatgaactgactgatgaactgacgaactgactaactgactgactgactgactgactgactgactgactgactaatgaactgactgactgactgactgactgatgaactgactgatgaactgactgactgactgactgactgactgactgatgaactgactgactgactgactgacgaactgactgactgactgactgactgactgactgactgactgactgactgatgaactgactgactgactgatgaactgactgactgactgactgactgatgaactgactgattgactgatgaactgactgactgactgactgacgaactgactgactgactgactgactgactgactgactgactgatgaactgactgactgactgatgaactgactgactgactgactgactgactgactgactgactgactgactgactgactgatgaactgactgattgactgatgaactgactgactgactgatgaactgaatgactgatgaactgattgacccttcacaataaaagcccgCTGTGTGAACATGTGAGTGCTGTTACAGTTGGAGAGTTATTGATCAGCAGCAGGCTGTACGTTATAAAGAAGCAATGATTGAAACGAACTGAAGCgagctgtttgtttacatttaaaacagaaaaatcattttatttctttgactCTTCGAATCTCTTTGATGGCACACAAGTACATTTTACACGTTGGACTCTTTCAATCTTTGACTttgacacacatttcatttcatttcatgttctGATGAATTTTTCAAGCTGTGTGAAGCAGTGTTCTGTCATAAAAGTGTACGTTCGCTTTCTGTCGTCCAGAAAACGCAAACATTcgactgatgatgtcatcagtcaTGTGATAATGTTTAAAATTAAAGAGGCAAAGGGTCATAGCTTGTTGCAAACAGCTGTAGCATCAGctggaaacttttttttattgattactGATCATGGAAATAATTctaatttttcttttcattttgttagaTTTTCTCATTCTGTCATGTTAAGATTATTAATTTTAAATAGGACTCAAGGCAGATACAAAGCAGAGAACGAAGGGAGCTGTTCAAACcaaacagtttattaacaaTTACAAAAAGCCCCAATACAATAATTTAAATAAGAACAAACACAATCTCCAAAcccaaaaacagagaaacacactgtgGATAATAAACCAAAGTCAACTGAGAGGCTGCAGACGAAAACTAGCACAACGAGATGAGATGAGACAAGCCAAGATAAGACCCCGAGGGGAATTCATGAAATCTTATCTTCATTTATCTCATCTTAAATTTATCGGCAGAGGagtgagaagaggaagaagatgaagaagatgaagaagaattTGAAaacgcagcagctcagcagcagcagtgatgaatcCGCATCGTTTGTgaccatcactgctgctgctgctgcacatcatCTCCACCTGGTTTCACTGTTAttctcatgcttttattttttggttgTATCGCTGCATCATGTCTGTTTTCTACATCTTATCCTTTGACTCATTAGAAAGAACCTACTGGTGTTGAATGCTTGTTGCACAGTTTCAGAGTAAAGTGAGCTCATTAGTCAGGAAATGTTACATTCTTATAAATGTATACTGACACTGAGGACGATGTTCGTTTTGTCATTATGAGAGCGCCCCCTGCTGTCTGCTCACTGCTCTCAGCACTGTGAGTGATTAAATTGAGAGGATTCTGCTGAAAGGACACAAATTCAAAGGACACAAAGTTGGtgcatttcagtctttttattATCATTCATTGGTCACTAACAGCAGGGTCGGGGGCTCTGTGGGTTGCCTCGGTTGTAGCGGCGTGACGACTGAGCATTTAGTTGGCGGCGAGGATCTGGTCCACCCAGCCACGGAGCTCGGTGACACGAGCATAGACGCCAGGAGTGGAGGTGGAGCAACGGCTGCTTCCCCAGGAGACGATACCAACCAGAGTCCAGGCGTTGTCCTTCTGACACACCAGAGGACCGCCAGAGTCGCcctgaaaaacaagaaacaaggaAATAAACAACCAAGAAGGacgaggaggaaaaacagaagtcTGATCAACTCAGAAAATTCAACAGAATTTGCAACTAACAGAAGAAATTACAAATTATTCTGAGtgagacaggtcagacaggtgagacaggtcagacaggtgagacaggtggacaggtcagacaggtgagacaggtcagacaggtgTGACAGGTCAGACAGGTAAGGAGGTGGGAACTCACCATGCAGGAAGTGGatcctgctcctccagcacagATCATGACATCAGAGATGTTGCTGCCCCAGTGTTTCTTGCATTGCTGGTTGGACAGCAGGGGGAGGGCGGCCTGCTGCAACAAGCTGGGAGTACTGGGAGCTATGGGAGACACAAAACACTCAAACAtgcttcctcctccctgtccaAATGAAACGGATTCTAGCATCTAGTGTAAATCCTTTTAGACCACAAAGACCTCCTCAAAGAGGACAGTGGAGCTCGTCTGAGAAAGTCTCACCGTTGTAGCGGGTCAGACCCCAGCCGGAGGTGACGCAGGTCATTCCGGCAGCGAAGACGTCGGTGGACTCAGCGAGACAGACGGGGGACACGTTGGTGCCCAGGCGGGCGGGGGTGGCCAGTTTGATGAGGCTGATGTCATTGTTGATGGTGCGGGGGTTCCACTGGGGGTGGGTGAACACCTGGGGAGGAGAAGGGGTTGGTGGCGGAGAATGGCGTGTTCTGACAGCTGAGTGGCTGATGGGCGGTTCTTACCTTGGCAGGCTTCAGCACCTGGATGTCTTCATTGGAGCCGTAGCCCTTATTATGTTCTCCAGCGATCACACGGTGGTAGgtcctgacaggaaacaggaagcggGGCTTTAAAGGGCCGGgtcacacaaatcacacatcACATAAAGGAatcctgttttgtctgtttctttaaAACATGAACGTGTTCATCGAACATCGTTCGGTTCAGCTGTAAATGATGTAAACCACTGTAAAAAGGTGGTTTTCGTCTTGTCATCAAATCCCATGAAATTAAATCAGCAGtgaatgctaactgctaaccgctaacacgtcagtgtttgtgtgtcacagctgattgatcttcttcctctgagctccatgAAAAGTCATCAGTGAGTCTCACTGTTGTTCttcatcacatgaacacacacaccgtaGTTTAttgagactcacacacacacacacacacacacacacacacacactaaagaaccacatgtggattcatccgccactgaaaatagtccctacAGATCCTGAGAACATGAAACTCTGTATTTGTGAGGAGTCTGTTGCGTCAATGGGCCAATGGGCTTGAACTGACCTGACGTTGCAGTGAGCGGCAGTCACCACCCAGTTCTCATTGATCAGAGATCCTCCACAGAAGTGGAAGCCGTTGGAttgctgagagaaaaacaaactgaactcagtcacagaagaagaagaagaagaacaagaagaagaagaacaacaacaacaacaacaacaacaacaacaacaacaacaacaacgtcaCCATGAGCCATTAGTGTTTGTTGAGGTCAGCTGtctcacctgcagagacacctgcCAGGGCCAGGAGTGAGGCACCGCCTCCTCACCGTTGACGATGCGGGCGTAGCCGCTCACCTGGGGGGGGATGGCTGGGGTACCGCAGCCTGACAggatgacaggaaacagacttTAAAAGACCGCTGTGCTGTTTGAACCTCAACCTTCCTGTTGTCTCGGCTCTGTGGCTGTGCTGCCACTGCGATGCTCTGTGACTCAACATGACTGAACTGCAGACACGTGAAGAAGACGTGAAGAAGACGTGAAGAAGACGTGGATAA contains:
- the LOC139330185 gene encoding chymotrypsin B-like — its product is MAFLWIVSCLAFVSAAYGCGTPAIPPQVSGYARIVNGEEAVPHSWPWQVSLQQSNGFHFCGGSLINENWVVTAAHCNVRTYHRVIAGEHNKGYGSNEDIQVLKPAKVFTHPQWNPRTINNDISLIKLATPARLGTNVSPVCLAESTDVFAAGMTCVTSGWGLTRYNAPSTPSLLQQAALPLLSNQQCKKHWGSNISDVMICAGGAGSTSCMGDSGGPLVCQKDNAWTLVGIVSWGSSRCSTSTPGVYARVTELRGWVDQILAAN